In Enoplosus armatus isolate fEnoArm2 chromosome 2, fEnoArm2.hap1, whole genome shotgun sequence, one DNA window encodes the following:
- the LOC139301721 gene encoding transcription activator BRG1 isoform X2: protein MSTPDPPMGGTPRPGPSPGPGPSPGAMLGPSPGPSPGSSHSMMGPSPGPPSSGHSQPGPSGYGQDSMHPLHKPMESMHEKSMSEESRFSQMKGLSMRQGGHSGMGPPPSPLDQHSQGYHSPLGGSDHSSPVPSNGPPSGPLMPSSSSSSSSGGPGSASTPLDGPSGDQHTLGPNNRSGPPGSSGPGPSPGPSLGPSVPSLGSGLESGGPTGPIGPGGPGGPTPFNQNQLHQLRAQIMAYKMLARGQPLPDHLQMAVQGKRPMPGMQQQQSMPNLAPGAGGGPGGGLAGPGPGPMGSGYSRAHGMMGPNMPPPGPSGTPAGMQGQNPNGPPKSWPEGPMVNAAAPSNAPQKLIPPQPTGRPSPAPPSVPPAASPVMPPQTQSPGQPAQPTPMMPYHAKQNRITPIQKPCGLDPVEILQEREYRLQARITHRIAELENLPGSLAGDLRTKATIELKALRLLNFQRQLRQEVVVCMRRDTALETALDAKAYKRSKRQSLREARITEKLEKQQKIEQERKRRQKHQEYLNSILQHAKDFKEYHRSITGKMQKLTKAVATYHANTEREQKKENERIEKERMRRLMAEDEEGYRKLIDQKKDKRLAYLLQQTDEYVANLTELVRAHKAAQALKEKKKKKKKKKKLEIAEGQTPALGPDGEPLDETSQMSDLPVKVIHVDSGNILTGLDAPKAGQLETWLEMNPGYEVAPRSDSEDSEEEEEEEEEEEEPQPSSALVEEKKKITDPDCEDVSEVDVRHIIENAKQDVDDEYSGAAFARGLQSYYSVAHAVTEKVEKQSSLLINGQLKQYQIKGLEWLVSLYNNNLNGILADEMGLGKTIQTIALITYLMENKRLNGPYLIIVPLSTLSNWVYEFDKWAPTVVKVSYKGSPAARRAFVPQLRSGKFNVLLTTYEYIIKDKQVLAKIRWKYMVVDEGHRMKNHHCKLTQVLNTHYLAPRRVLLTGTPLQNKLPELWALLNFLLPTIFKSCSTFEQWFNAPFAMTGEKVDLNEEETILIIRRLHKVLRPFLLRRLKKEVEAQLPEKVEYVIKCDMSSLQRVLYRHMQAKGVLLTDGSEKDKKGKGGTKTLMNTIMQLRKICNHPYMFQQIEESFSEHLGFSGGIVQGPDLYRASGKFEVLDRILPKLRATSHKVLLFCQMTSLMTIMEDYFAYRSFKYLRLDGTTKAEDRGMLLKTFNDPGSEYFIFLLSTRAGGLGLNLQSADTVVIFDSDWNPHQDLQAQDRAHRIGQQNEVRVLRLCTVNSVEEKILAAAKYKLNVDQKVIQAGMFDQKSSSHERRAFLQAILEHEEQDEVWGQEVCLRINEEDEVPDDETVNQMIARSEEEFDQFMRMDLDRRREDARNPRRKPRLMEEDELPTWIMKDDAEVERLTCEEEEEKMFGRGSRQRKEVDYSDSLTEKQWLKAIEEGTLEEVEEEVRHKKTTRKRKRDRDLDLPGPSSSSGGRGRGDKDEDGKRQRKRGRPPAEKLSPNPPALTKKMRKIVDAVIKYKDSTSGRQLSEVFIQLPSRKELPEYYELIRKPVDFRKIKERIRGHRYRSLGDLERDVMLLFQNAQTFNLEGSLIYEDSIVLQSVFTSLRQKIEKEEESEGEESEEEEEEPEEGSESESRSVKVKIRLGRKDKGGDRGKGRSRRTGRTRAKPVVSDDDSEDEQEEEHSPSATDEES from the exons ATGTCAACGCCAGATCCGCCCATGGGAGGCACCCCTCGCCCAGGTCCTTCCCCTGGTCCGGGTCCCTCCCCTGGGGCCATGCTGGGCCCCAGCCCCGGGCCCTCACCAGGCTCCTCTCACAGTATGATGGGCCCCAGCCCTGGCCCTCCATCCTCTGGACACTCCCAGCCAGGGCCCTCTGGATACGGCCAGGACAGCATGCACCCTCTGCACAAA CCCATGGAGAGCATGCATGAGAAGAGCATGAGTGAGGAGAGCCGCTTCAGTCAGATGAAGGGACTGTCCATGAGACAGGGCGGGCACAGTGGTATGGGCCCCCCACCCAGTCCTCTAGACCAACACTCGCAAG GTTACCACTCTCCATTAGGTGGTTCTGACCACTCCAGTCCTGTCCCTTCAAATGGTCCTCCCTCTGGACCTCTTATGccatcatcctcttcttcctcctcctctggtggtCCCGGCTCTGCCTCTACACCTTTAGATGGCCCCAGTGGAGATCAACACACTCTGGGTCCCAATAATCGGTCTGGCCCTCCAGGTAGCTCCGGCCCGGGACCCAGCCCCGGACCCAGTCTTGGCCCTAGTGTCCCCAGCCTTGGATCTGGCCTTGAATCTGGAGGCCCTACTGGCCCGATTGGTCCTGGTGGCCCCGGTGGCCCTACTCCCTTCAACCAGAACCAGCTACACCAACTCAGAGCCCAGATCATGGCTTATAAGATGCTGGCCCGGGGACAGCCCCTGCCAGACCACCTTCAGATGGCTGTCCAAGGGAAGAGGCCGATGCCTgggatgcagcagcagcagtccatgCCCAACCTGGCTCCTGGAGCTGGAGGTGGGCCAGGAGGTGGACTAGCAGGACCAGGTCCTGGGCCAATGGGCTCAGGCTACAGTCGAGCTCATG GCATGATGGGTCCCAACATGCCTCCTCCAGGCCCATCAGGTACTCCAGCTGGGATGCAGGGACAAAACCCAAACGGACCTCCCAAGTCCTGGCCTGAAG GTCCCATGGTGAATGCAGCAGCCCCCTCCAATGCACCCCAAAAGCTGATTCCCCCTCAGCCCACTGGCCGGccctctcctgctccccctTCAGTTCCCCCCGCTGCTTCCCCAGTAATGCCTCCACAGACCCAGTCCCCCGGCCAGCCGGCACAGCCTACTCCCATGATGCCTTACCACGCCAAGCAGAACCGCATTACCCCCATTCAGAAACCCTGCGGCCTCGACCCAGTGGAGATACTGCAGGAGCGGGAGTACAG GTTACAGGCTCGTATCACTCATCGAATTGCTGAACTGGAGAACCTGCCGGGCTCTCTGGCTGGTGATTTACGTACCAAAGCTACTATAGAGCTCAAAGCCCTCCGACTGCTTAACTTCCAGAGACAG CTGCGTCaagaggtggtggtgtgtaTGCGTCGTGACACAGCTCTAGAGACCGCCCTTGATGCCAAGGCCTACAAGCGAAGCAAGCGTCAGTCTCTGCGAGAGGCCCGCATCACGGAGAAACTGGAGAAACAGCAGAAGATTGAGCAAGAGCGCAAACGCAGGCAGAAACATCAG GAGTACCTCAACAGCATCCTGCAGCACGCCAAAGACTTCAAAGAGTACCACCGTTCCATCACAGGTAAAATGCAGAAACTGACCAAAGCTGTGGCCACCTACCATGCCAACACTGAACGggagcaaaagaaagagaatgagcgtattgagaaagagaggatgaggaggcttatg gctgaggatgaggagggctATCGTAAACTGATTGACCAGAAGAAGGATAAGCGGCTGGCCTACCTGCTGCAGCAAACTGACGAGTATGTCGCCAACCTCACCGAGCTGGTCAGAGCTCACAAAGCTGCACAGGCCCtcaaggagaaaaagaagaagaagaaaaagaagaagaag TTGGAGATTGCTGAGGGTCAGACTCCTGCCTTGGGCCCTGATGGAGAG CCTCTGGATGAGACGAGTCAGATGAGTGACCTGCCTGTGAAGGTCATCCATGTAGACAGTGGGAACATCCTGACAGGACTGGACGCCCCTAAAGCTGGACAGCTGGAGACCTGGCTGGAGATGAACCCTGG TTATGAGGTGGCTCCCCGCTCAGACAGTgaagacagtgaggaggaggaagaggaggag gaggaagaggaggagcctcAGCCATCGTCTGCTCtggtggaggaaaagaagaagattaCAGATCCTGACTGCGAGGACGTGTCAGAGGTGGATGTCCGACACATCATTGA AAATGCTAAGCAGGATGTGGATGACGAATATAGCGGTGCAGCATTTGCCCGTGGGCTGCAGTCTTATTATTCTGTGGCTCACGCTGTCACAGAGAAGGTGGAGAAACAGTCCAGTTTGTTAATAAATGGACAACTCAAACAGTATCAG ATTAAAGGTCTGGAGTGGCTGGTTTCCCTCTACAACAATAACCTCAATGGGATCCTGGCCGATGAGATGGGTCTGGGAAAAACCATCCAGACCATCGCCCTCATCACGTACCTCATGGAGAACAAACGGCTCAATGGACCCTACCTCATCATTGTACCCCTCTC AACTCTTTCTAACTGGGTGTATGAGTTTGATAAGTGGGCACCGACAGTTGTGAAAGTATCTTACAAG GGGTCTCCTGCTGCCAGAAGAGCCTTTGTCCCCCAACTGCGTAGTGGCAAGTTTAACGTTTTACTCACCACTTACGAGTACATCATCAAGGACAAACAAGTACTGGCCAAG ATTCGTTGGAAGTACATGGTCGTGGACGAGGGCCACCGTATGAAGAACCACCACTGTAAGCTGACCCAGGTCCTGAACACTCACTACCTGGCCCCACGGCGAGTCCTGCTGACAGGAACGCCGCTGCAGAACAAACTTCCTGAGCTCTGGGCGTTGCTAAACTTCCTCCTGCCCACCATCTTCAAGAGCTGCAGCACGTTCGAACAGTGGTTCAACGCTCCTTTCGCCATGACTGGAGAGAAG gtGGACCTTAATGAAGAGGAGACCATCTTGATCATCCGTCGTCTCCACAAAGTGCTTCGCCCCTTCCTGTTACGCAGATTAAAGAAGGAAGTGGAGGCACAGCTTCCAGAGAAG GTGGAATACGTGATCAAGTGTGACATGTCGTCTCTTCAGAGGGTGCTGTACAGGCACATGCAGGCCAAGGGGGTCCTGCTCACTGATGGatcagagaaagacaagaag GGTAAAGGAGGCACAAAGACGTTGATGAACACCATCATGCAGCTGAGGAAGATCTGTAACCACCCTTACATGTTCCAGCAAATAGAG GAATCCTTCTCTGAACATTTAGGATTCTCTGGTGGGATAGTCCAGGG TCCTGACCTGTATCGGGCATCAGGAAAGTTTGAGGTGTTGGATCGAATCCTGCCGAAGCTGAGAGCCACAAGCCACAAAGTGCTGCTCTTCTGTCAGATGACCTCGCTCATGACCATCATGGAGGACTACTTTGCGTATCGCAGCTTCAAGTATCTGCGCCTGGATG GCACTACGAAGGCTGAGGATAGAGGAATGTTACTGAAGACCTTCAATGATCCAGGGTCAGAGTACTTTATCTTCCTGCTGAGCACAAGAGCCGGGGGCCTCGGTCTCAACTTGCAGTCTGCCGACACTGTGGTCATTTTTGACTCGGACTGGAACCCACATCAG GACCTGCAGGCTCAGGACAGAGCCCACCGCATTGGCCAACAAAACGAGGTACGTGTGCTGCGTCTCTGTACTGTCAACAGTGTGGAGGAGAAAATCTTGGCCGCTGCCAAGTACAAACTGAACGTGGACCAGAAGGTCATCCAGGCCGGCATGTTCGATCAGAAGTCCTCCAGCCACGAGCGCAGGGCTTTCCTGCAGGCCATCCTGGAACACGAGGAGCAAGACGAGGTCTGGGGTCAGGAAGTGTGTCTacgcattaat gaggaggatgaggtgcCAGATGACGAGACGGTCAACCAGATGATTGCCAGGAGTGAGGAGGAGTTCGACCAGTTTAtg cgtATGGACCTAGACCGGCGTCGTGAGGATGCCCGTAACCCGCGGCGAAAACCTCGTCTGATGGAGGAGGACGAGCTGCCCACTTGGATCATGAAGGACGATGCTGAGGTTGAACGGCTGACctgcgaggaggaggaggagaaaatgtttggaCGAGGTTCTCGGCAGCGAAAGGAGGTGGACTACAGCGATTCGCTGACCGAGAAGCAGTGGCTCAAG GCGATTGAGGAGGGCAcactggaggaggtggaggaagaggtaCGTCACAAAAAGACGACCCGCAAGAGGAAGCGGGACCGCGACCTGGATCTCCCTggtccctcctcttcctcgggaggacgaggacgaggggACAAAGACGAAGATGgtaagaggcagaggaagaggggacGACCGCCTGCTGAGAAACTCTCCCCCAACCCACCCGCCCTCAcaaagaagatgaggaagattGTGGACGCTGTCATCAAGTATAAAGACAG CACCAGCGGGCGTCAGCTGAGCGAGGTGTTCATCCAGCTGCCTTCTCGAAAAGAGCTGCCAGAGTACTACGAACTGATTCGCAAGCCCGTGGACTTCAGGAAGATCAAG GAGAGGATTCGAGGTCATCGCTACCGCAGTCTGGGTGACCTGGAGAGAGACGTCATGCTGCTCTTCCAAAACGCTCAGACCTTCAACCTGGAGGGATCCCTG ATATATGAAGACTCCATCGTCCTCCAGTCAGTGTTCACCAGTTTGAGGCAAAAGAtcgagaaggaggaggaaagtgagggagaggagagtgaggaagaggaagaggagccggAGGAAGGATCAGAGTCTGAAT CTCGCTCTGTGAAAGTGAAGATCCGTCTGGGGAGGAAGGATAAAGGTGGAGATCGAGGGAAGGGACGCAGCAGACGAACAGGACGCACCAGAGCCAAACCTGTTGTTAGTGATGATGACTCTGAGGATGAACAGGAAGAG GAGCACTCCCCCAGTGCCACTGATGAAGAGTCCTGA
- the LOC139301721 gene encoding transcription activator BRG1 isoform X1: MSTPDPPMGGTPRPGPSPGPGPSPGAMLGPSPGPSPGSSHSMMGPSPGPPSSGHSQPGPSGYGQDSMHPLHKPMESMHEKSMSEESRFSQMKGLSMRQGGHSGMGPPPSPLDQHSQGYHSPLGGSDHSSPVPSNGPPSGPLMPSSSSSSSSGGPGSASTPLDGPSGDQHTLGPNNRSGPPGSSGPGPSPGPSLGPSVPSLGSGLESGGPTGPIGPGGPGGPTPFNQNQLHQLRAQIMAYKMLARGQPLPDHLQMAVQGKRPMPGMQQQQSMPNLAPGAGGGPGGGLAGPGPGPMGSGYSRAHGMMGPNMPPPGPSGTPAGMQGQNPNGPPKSWPEGPMVNAAAPSNAPQKLIPPQPTGRPSPAPPSVPPAASPVMPPQTQSPGQPAQPTPMMPYHAKQNRITPIQKPCGLDPVEILQEREYRLQARITHRIAELENLPGSLAGDLRTKATIELKALRLLNFQRQLRQEVVVCMRRDTALETALDAKAYKRSKRQSLREARITEKLEKQQKIEQERKRRQKHQEYLNSILQHAKDFKEYHRSITGKMQKLTKAVATYHANTEREQKKENERIEKERMRRLMAEDEEGYRKLIDQKKDKRLAYLLQQTDEYVANLTELVRAHKAAQALKEKKKKKKKKKKLEIAEGQTPALGPDGEPLDETSQMSDLPVKVIHVDSGNILTGLDAPKAGQLETWLEMNPGYEVAPRSDSEDSEEEEEEEEEEEEPQPSSALVEEKKKITDPDCEDVSEVDVRHIIENAKQDVDDEYSGAAFARGLQSYYSVAHAVTEKVEKQSSLLINGQLKQYQIKGLEWLVSLYNNNLNGILADEMGLGKTIQTIALITYLMENKRLNGPYLIIVPLSTLSNWVYEFDKWAPTVVKVSYKGSPAARRAFVPQLRSGKFNVLLTTYEYIIKDKQVLAKIRWKYMVVDEGHRMKNHHCKLTQVLNTHYLAPRRVLLTGTPLQNKLPELWALLNFLLPTIFKSCSTFEQWFNAPFAMTGEKVDLNEEETILIIRRLHKVLRPFLLRRLKKEVEAQLPEKVEYVIKCDMSSLQRVLYRHMQAKGVLLTDGSEKDKKGKGGTKTLMNTIMQLRKICNHPYMFQQIEESFSEHLGFSGGIVQGPDLYRASGKFEVLDRILPKLRATSHKVLLFCQMTSLMTIMEDYFAYRSFKYLRLDGTTKAEDRGMLLKTFNDPGSEYFIFLLSTRAGGLGLNLQSADTVVIFDSDWNPHQDLQAQDRAHRIGQQNEVRVLRLCTVNSVEEKILAAAKYKLNVDQKVIQAGMFDQKSSSHERRAFLQAILEHEEQDEVWGQEVCLRINEEDEVPDDETVNQMIARSEEEFDQFMRMDLDRRREDARNPRRKPRLMEEDELPTWIMKDDAEVERLTCEEEEEKMFGRGSRQRKEVDYSDSLTEKQWLKVIVCVSPVQAIEEGTLEEVEEEVRHKKTTRKRKRDRDLDLPGPSSSSGGRGRGDKDEDGKRQRKRGRPPAEKLSPNPPALTKKMRKIVDAVIKYKDSTSGRQLSEVFIQLPSRKELPEYYELIRKPVDFRKIKERIRGHRYRSLGDLERDVMLLFQNAQTFNLEGSLIYEDSIVLQSVFTSLRQKIEKEEESEGEESEEEEEEPEEGSESESRSVKVKIRLGRKDKGGDRGKGRSRRTGRTRAKPVVSDDDSEDEQEEEHSPSATDEES, encoded by the exons ATGTCAACGCCAGATCCGCCCATGGGAGGCACCCCTCGCCCAGGTCCTTCCCCTGGTCCGGGTCCCTCCCCTGGGGCCATGCTGGGCCCCAGCCCCGGGCCCTCACCAGGCTCCTCTCACAGTATGATGGGCCCCAGCCCTGGCCCTCCATCCTCTGGACACTCCCAGCCAGGGCCCTCTGGATACGGCCAGGACAGCATGCACCCTCTGCACAAA CCCATGGAGAGCATGCATGAGAAGAGCATGAGTGAGGAGAGCCGCTTCAGTCAGATGAAGGGACTGTCCATGAGACAGGGCGGGCACAGTGGTATGGGCCCCCCACCCAGTCCTCTAGACCAACACTCGCAAG GTTACCACTCTCCATTAGGTGGTTCTGACCACTCCAGTCCTGTCCCTTCAAATGGTCCTCCCTCTGGACCTCTTATGccatcatcctcttcttcctcctcctctggtggtCCCGGCTCTGCCTCTACACCTTTAGATGGCCCCAGTGGAGATCAACACACTCTGGGTCCCAATAATCGGTCTGGCCCTCCAGGTAGCTCCGGCCCGGGACCCAGCCCCGGACCCAGTCTTGGCCCTAGTGTCCCCAGCCTTGGATCTGGCCTTGAATCTGGAGGCCCTACTGGCCCGATTGGTCCTGGTGGCCCCGGTGGCCCTACTCCCTTCAACCAGAACCAGCTACACCAACTCAGAGCCCAGATCATGGCTTATAAGATGCTGGCCCGGGGACAGCCCCTGCCAGACCACCTTCAGATGGCTGTCCAAGGGAAGAGGCCGATGCCTgggatgcagcagcagcagtccatgCCCAACCTGGCTCCTGGAGCTGGAGGTGGGCCAGGAGGTGGACTAGCAGGACCAGGTCCTGGGCCAATGGGCTCAGGCTACAGTCGAGCTCATG GCATGATGGGTCCCAACATGCCTCCTCCAGGCCCATCAGGTACTCCAGCTGGGATGCAGGGACAAAACCCAAACGGACCTCCCAAGTCCTGGCCTGAAG GTCCCATGGTGAATGCAGCAGCCCCCTCCAATGCACCCCAAAAGCTGATTCCCCCTCAGCCCACTGGCCGGccctctcctgctccccctTCAGTTCCCCCCGCTGCTTCCCCAGTAATGCCTCCACAGACCCAGTCCCCCGGCCAGCCGGCACAGCCTACTCCCATGATGCCTTACCACGCCAAGCAGAACCGCATTACCCCCATTCAGAAACCCTGCGGCCTCGACCCAGTGGAGATACTGCAGGAGCGGGAGTACAG GTTACAGGCTCGTATCACTCATCGAATTGCTGAACTGGAGAACCTGCCGGGCTCTCTGGCTGGTGATTTACGTACCAAAGCTACTATAGAGCTCAAAGCCCTCCGACTGCTTAACTTCCAGAGACAG CTGCGTCaagaggtggtggtgtgtaTGCGTCGTGACACAGCTCTAGAGACCGCCCTTGATGCCAAGGCCTACAAGCGAAGCAAGCGTCAGTCTCTGCGAGAGGCCCGCATCACGGAGAAACTGGAGAAACAGCAGAAGATTGAGCAAGAGCGCAAACGCAGGCAGAAACATCAG GAGTACCTCAACAGCATCCTGCAGCACGCCAAAGACTTCAAAGAGTACCACCGTTCCATCACAGGTAAAATGCAGAAACTGACCAAAGCTGTGGCCACCTACCATGCCAACACTGAACGggagcaaaagaaagagaatgagcgtattgagaaagagaggatgaggaggcttatg gctgaggatgaggagggctATCGTAAACTGATTGACCAGAAGAAGGATAAGCGGCTGGCCTACCTGCTGCAGCAAACTGACGAGTATGTCGCCAACCTCACCGAGCTGGTCAGAGCTCACAAAGCTGCACAGGCCCtcaaggagaaaaagaagaagaagaaaaagaagaagaag TTGGAGATTGCTGAGGGTCAGACTCCTGCCTTGGGCCCTGATGGAGAG CCTCTGGATGAGACGAGTCAGATGAGTGACCTGCCTGTGAAGGTCATCCATGTAGACAGTGGGAACATCCTGACAGGACTGGACGCCCCTAAAGCTGGACAGCTGGAGACCTGGCTGGAGATGAACCCTGG TTATGAGGTGGCTCCCCGCTCAGACAGTgaagacagtgaggaggaggaagaggaggag gaggaagaggaggagcctcAGCCATCGTCTGCTCtggtggaggaaaagaagaagattaCAGATCCTGACTGCGAGGACGTGTCAGAGGTGGATGTCCGACACATCATTGA AAATGCTAAGCAGGATGTGGATGACGAATATAGCGGTGCAGCATTTGCCCGTGGGCTGCAGTCTTATTATTCTGTGGCTCACGCTGTCACAGAGAAGGTGGAGAAACAGTCCAGTTTGTTAATAAATGGACAACTCAAACAGTATCAG ATTAAAGGTCTGGAGTGGCTGGTTTCCCTCTACAACAATAACCTCAATGGGATCCTGGCCGATGAGATGGGTCTGGGAAAAACCATCCAGACCATCGCCCTCATCACGTACCTCATGGAGAACAAACGGCTCAATGGACCCTACCTCATCATTGTACCCCTCTC AACTCTTTCTAACTGGGTGTATGAGTTTGATAAGTGGGCACCGACAGTTGTGAAAGTATCTTACAAG GGGTCTCCTGCTGCCAGAAGAGCCTTTGTCCCCCAACTGCGTAGTGGCAAGTTTAACGTTTTACTCACCACTTACGAGTACATCATCAAGGACAAACAAGTACTGGCCAAG ATTCGTTGGAAGTACATGGTCGTGGACGAGGGCCACCGTATGAAGAACCACCACTGTAAGCTGACCCAGGTCCTGAACACTCACTACCTGGCCCCACGGCGAGTCCTGCTGACAGGAACGCCGCTGCAGAACAAACTTCCTGAGCTCTGGGCGTTGCTAAACTTCCTCCTGCCCACCATCTTCAAGAGCTGCAGCACGTTCGAACAGTGGTTCAACGCTCCTTTCGCCATGACTGGAGAGAAG gtGGACCTTAATGAAGAGGAGACCATCTTGATCATCCGTCGTCTCCACAAAGTGCTTCGCCCCTTCCTGTTACGCAGATTAAAGAAGGAAGTGGAGGCACAGCTTCCAGAGAAG GTGGAATACGTGATCAAGTGTGACATGTCGTCTCTTCAGAGGGTGCTGTACAGGCACATGCAGGCCAAGGGGGTCCTGCTCACTGATGGatcagagaaagacaagaag GGTAAAGGAGGCACAAAGACGTTGATGAACACCATCATGCAGCTGAGGAAGATCTGTAACCACCCTTACATGTTCCAGCAAATAGAG GAATCCTTCTCTGAACATTTAGGATTCTCTGGTGGGATAGTCCAGGG TCCTGACCTGTATCGGGCATCAGGAAAGTTTGAGGTGTTGGATCGAATCCTGCCGAAGCTGAGAGCCACAAGCCACAAAGTGCTGCTCTTCTGTCAGATGACCTCGCTCATGACCATCATGGAGGACTACTTTGCGTATCGCAGCTTCAAGTATCTGCGCCTGGATG GCACTACGAAGGCTGAGGATAGAGGAATGTTACTGAAGACCTTCAATGATCCAGGGTCAGAGTACTTTATCTTCCTGCTGAGCACAAGAGCCGGGGGCCTCGGTCTCAACTTGCAGTCTGCCGACACTGTGGTCATTTTTGACTCGGACTGGAACCCACATCAG GACCTGCAGGCTCAGGACAGAGCCCACCGCATTGGCCAACAAAACGAGGTACGTGTGCTGCGTCTCTGTACTGTCAACAGTGTGGAGGAGAAAATCTTGGCCGCTGCCAAGTACAAACTGAACGTGGACCAGAAGGTCATCCAGGCCGGCATGTTCGATCAGAAGTCCTCCAGCCACGAGCGCAGGGCTTTCCTGCAGGCCATCCTGGAACACGAGGAGCAAGACGAGGTCTGGGGTCAGGAAGTGTGTCTacgcattaat gaggaggatgaggtgcCAGATGACGAGACGGTCAACCAGATGATTGCCAGGAGTGAGGAGGAGTTCGACCAGTTTAtg cgtATGGACCTAGACCGGCGTCGTGAGGATGCCCGTAACCCGCGGCGAAAACCTCGTCTGATGGAGGAGGACGAGCTGCCCACTTGGATCATGAAGGACGATGCTGAGGTTGAACGGCTGACctgcgaggaggaggaggagaaaatgtttggaCGAGGTTCTCGGCAGCGAAAGGAGGTGGACTACAGCGATTCGCTGACCGAGAAGCAGTGGCTCAAGGTCATTG TCTGTGTCTCTCCTGTGCAGGCGATTGAGGAGGGCAcactggaggaggtggaggaagaggtaCGTCACAAAAAGACGACCCGCAAGAGGAAGCGGGACCGCGACCTGGATCTCCCTggtccctcctcttcctcgggaggacgaggacgaggggACAAAGACGAAGATGgtaagaggcagaggaagaggggacGACCGCCTGCTGAGAAACTCTCCCCCAACCCACCCGCCCTCAcaaagaagatgaggaagattGTGGACGCTGTCATCAAGTATAAAGACAG CACCAGCGGGCGTCAGCTGAGCGAGGTGTTCATCCAGCTGCCTTCTCGAAAAGAGCTGCCAGAGTACTACGAACTGATTCGCAAGCCCGTGGACTTCAGGAAGATCAAG GAGAGGATTCGAGGTCATCGCTACCGCAGTCTGGGTGACCTGGAGAGAGACGTCATGCTGCTCTTCCAAAACGCTCAGACCTTCAACCTGGAGGGATCCCTG ATATATGAAGACTCCATCGTCCTCCAGTCAGTGTTCACCAGTTTGAGGCAAAAGAtcgagaaggaggaggaaagtgagggagaggagagtgaggaagaggaagaggagccggAGGAAGGATCAGAGTCTGAAT CTCGCTCTGTGAAAGTGAAGATCCGTCTGGGGAGGAAGGATAAAGGTGGAGATCGAGGGAAGGGACGCAGCAGACGAACAGGACGCACCAGAGCCAAACCTGTTGTTAGTGATGATGACTCTGAGGATGAACAGGAAGAG GAGCACTCCCCCAGTGCCACTGATGAAGAGTCCTGA